The genomic window GAATGTACTGAACAAATTTTTACCAAATTAGATGAACAAAgtcaaaaagagaaataaaagtgagAAGGATGTAGAGGGAATAGCAAGCGATCAATATAATCATATGTGTTATATGTGTTATAAACCAGAGAGCAGCAACAAAGGTAGAAAGACAGGATGGGTTACAGTATGCTATACAAATAGGAATGGAGATTGAATAACCAGCTAATgagtctttattttaaagaaatttaagccAATCTTCAAAAATTCAGTCTTCATATTCTCAAAGCCACTATCATTACCTAAGGCACCCAGCTGTGTTGGTGAGCACCGACTCCCACTCAATATGGCGTGGCTTACAATCTTCATTAGGTTCCCTTTCCCAACCAGAATGTGGAATGATTACTTCATCTGTCAAGGCGTGCAATGCATGGTCCACAATCTCCATTTTGATTGAGTCATGGGATGAGAGATTCCACAGGGTTCCTGGTGGAGACAATGTATCAGACAGTGCTCCAATACCCAAGACAGCGTGTGGAAAACATCAAAGGAAAACCCCCTAGtccatcacttctcagcctttccCATGATCAAATTCCTTGTAGTAAAATTCAAACTTTTGTCAGTGGACCCACAATAAAACATGTAGTTTGCATTATAGCTCAACACAAATACACATTTCATGAAATAAAGTTTCATAAAACAATACTATAAACAATGCTGACCTATCTATCCCACAGTTTCACAATCTCAGCACCACTGACACTTTCGGTTAGATAATCTTTTATTGTGGCAAGCTATCCTCTCCACTGCCGGATATTTATCAGTATCCCTGACTGTTACTCATAGATTTCAGTAGAAGTCTCTACTGCTACGCTGTCATAACTTGACAACCAAAAATACCTCTGACATTACACATGTCCTGGGAGGGGCACAAATCACCATCAACTAAAAACCAATAgtctttactatttctttttctttctttctcttggaaTGCTGACTGTAATTCACAAAGTTATTTTCAATTCATACTAATGGACCATAGTCCACAATATGAAAAACCACTGTTCTAAATAAAGCAAGgaccggggctggcactgtggtgcaatgggttaacaccctggcctgaagtgccagcatcccatatgggcaccggttcgagacccagatgctcctctaccaatccagctctctgttatggcctgggaaagcagtagaagatgtcccaagtccttgggcccctgcacccgtgtgggagactgggaagaagctcctggctcctggcttcagattggtgcagctctggccattgaggccaattggggagtgaatcatcagatggaagacattctctctctctctctctgcctctctatgtaactttgactttcaaataaacaaacaaatctttaaaaaataaataaataaataaatcaaggacCAAAAGCTCAAATATCCACATGGGCCAGGCAAGTAAGTCAAAACagacatttacttttatttgagaaatatagATAAAAAATACCTATCAActcactggctaactccccaaatgcccacagttggCAGGGGTTGGCCAGGGTcaaagctgagaaccaggaactcaatccaggtctcccacacacttgtgccatcaccactgACTATCAGTGTctccactggcaggaagctggagtcagaagctaaagccaggaatcacaTCCAGGcacaccaatgtgggatgcaagtgtcttaaccactagcctACATACCTACCCTATACCCCCccggcagatttttttttttaattacaagaatgtaaattttttaaattgacatttaGTTTTCATATTTGGGAGAAGAACCTCCTATATGGGAGAAGTCAATCACAGATAATAGAATGCATTAGAGATTATTGTAAACCGGTAAGCACATGCTCCAAAACAACTCAGATCCAATAATGCCAGGCAGGAAAACAAACTCATTCTCAGTGTCATCATCTTAACAGAGGTCAAGAATCTGGAGTGGCAAGTGAAATCTTGAATTTTAGACATgagcaaatatttaaatttcaaaatcccTGAATGATGCAAACCAATCTATAAATTGGATCTGACAACCACATATTTGTTGGCAGCATTCTTGATCAGTACTGAAATAAGATGGTAAAATTCTTTCTCTAATTACTGctattaaaaaatgcaaaatatattgGAATTTTAagactgatatttttaaataaaaatgtatttggaagtATGAAGTATTATGTTTTGGCAGTTTGGTGAATGATCCAACTattattgaatgtaaatggacctcagatttgcaaaataaataaaatgtacagatctcaaaaaagaaaattggatctGACCCAGCTCAACTTTTATCAAAAGTACAAGAACTGGAAACTCTTATAGCTCCCAATGACCTTAATCTAGCAATTTTCCTTAGGCCTAGGACTTACCAGTAATGACTTCAGTGAGGTCCATATCACGAGCCTTTCGCAGCAGCCGCACAAGGGCAGGAACACCATCACAGTTTTTTATGGCAATTTTGTTATCTTGGTCACGCCCAAAAGAGATATTTTTTAGCGCTCCACAGGCTCCAAGGTGTACTTCCTTTTTTGGGTGGTCTAACAATCCCACCAGTACTGGGATGCCCTTGAGCTTCCGCACATCGGTCTTCACCTTGTCGTTGCGGTAACACAAGTGTTGCAAGTATGCAGCTGCATTGGATTTGACAGCATCCAAGCGGAATCCCAGCATGGCAATCACCTctggcagctctggctgtctccAGTTGGGAGGAGGGGGCCCTCCCTTACGCAGGCTATCCAAGCTTGCTAAGCTTCCTCGCTCGTGCTGGGCCAAAGGAGCCCAATAGTACTGATCCGAAGGCACCTCCTCACCAATCATGTCTTCATAGCTCCTGCAACGTTTTGGAAGGaccaagagaaaagagaaatacatCAAGTCTAGCTTTGCTGAACATTCTCATTACCATTCACCTCTAAGGAAAGATAAACCTCAGCTCTAGGACACTGATCTTATCTGCATGAATGATATCCTGATCAATTTTCCTTTAATGAGACAGGAAAAATTAGAGTAATTTCAAAAGCACCTGCAATTGGCTTAAAACTACCTTCTTTTTTCTATGAAGTTTGGCTCAGAACGGTAACAGGCATTTAACAAAGTTAATCACAGAGGAACCAAATCCTGATTAATCAGCATTTATTTGTCAGCAGCTGTTAACTTCTCTAGATAGATTAAAATAAGCcttcagggggctggcattgcggcatggtaggttgggccaccacctgtgataccatcATCCAAAATgagccttggttcaagtcccagctaactccacttctgatccagctcccagcagcagaagatggcccaaatccttgggcccctgcacccacatgggagacccggatggagttcctggttcctggctttggcttggcccagccccagctgtttcagccatctgggaagtgagccagtggatgaaaatctcaagatctctctcttgctctctctgcctttcaaataaataaatagatttaaacaaacaaacaaaaagatgtatttatttatttgaaaggcagagttacagagaggcagagagaggtcttccatccctcactccccaggtggccacaacagcaggagctgtgccgatccgaagccaggaagcaagaACCTTCTCCAGatatcccatgcgggtggcagggatccaagggcttgggccatcttccactgctttcctaggccataggagagggctggatcggaagcggagcagccaggactcaaaccggcacccagcacccatatgggatgccggcaatgcaggcagcggctttatcccaataaataaatctttaaaaagaaaaaaaaaatcttcaggacACCAAAGTTAACCAAAGCAATGGACTCAACACCACAGAAGTCGGCAAAGTATGAGAACAGATCTTACTAGCCCTTCACTAAACAGGAAATGAGGTATTAACACATAGGAAACAGGGATAAAACCCTTACACACATTGAAGTATTCAAGCATCTCCTTTCCTATTTTCAGAAtaggataaagaaaataataaataataataaaggacttCTTGCTACATCATATGTAGATCTATCTTTGGTACTGATGAGTTATAAGCTTGAAGATTAATTTTCACAGTTCAACGCAATCCATTTCTGCTGCTCAACAAATGTTTGCAATGattttcatctttcattttctaaagGCAATATCTCCAACTATCATGTAGGATGCCCAGCCAAAAGGAACAGAGACAAAGCAAATGAAGGTAAGAGAAAAGTCAAACCAGATTCTTCCTGTTTCAGTACTACTAACCACCACTAGAGGGTGAGTCTGTCACACTATTATTTATTCATAACCACCAGGAAGAAGAAATCCATTCCTTTATCTGTGAGTCGTCTCTCTAGCTCCCACTGGAGGAGAATCTATTGTACAGAACTCTCCAAGTAAGACTGTAGTTTGTTCCACAAAACCACCCCCACTGTCACCAAACATTCAAGGTTATCCTGAGCAGATCTGCTTCAGGTATCAACATCAACCACTCAACACTGATTCAGAGGAACAAGGAATTTAGTTTAAAAGGACtcttaaaataacattaaaacaaaataaacaggtTATATGGTTGTTTTAAAACCAGGCTACTAGACTGCATgttataaaattctattttagtagcagaaaaaaaaaaaaagaaaaacatggtaGATTTGTTTCCACATAcaggaaaaagaattcaaaggaaatgcaacaacatGTTAACAGTGATTCTTTATCAGTGGATGGTGTGCTTTTCTGGGTTTTTCCAGCTCTGTTTTGagcatattttacttttatttcaataTAAACATTACAAAAGCAATTATTACCAGACTTAAGTCACTCAGGAGACTTCTATCTTACGTGTCCTTCATATATAGACAGTGGataaagatattttttcttttgttgtacaAATAACAGCTGTACTCAGATCAAATGACTTGCTTAAGAACACATAGCTAGTGGCTGAGGAACAGCCAGAACCAAAGTAATCACAGCCTCGGTTTGAGTTTAACCTTGTATTACTCTCTTAGGGCTGGAACAGGAAGCAGCAAATGTTCTTGCTAGTCAACAGGTTTAAGTCCAATGCAACCCTGgaacaaagccaagaaccagtcTCAAAATCCTCTCTATGTCAACCgccacagttaaaaaaaaaaaaaaaaaaaaaaaaaaaaaaagacctagccAGGCACAATCACTTGGGTCCAATTACTCTTCACTAATGAGGAAGTCAGAAAAAGCAGACTTACACTGGAGCCAACACCCTAGTCAGACTGCTTCAGTGATAGCTGTTATTCACCATCGCTCTAGCTTGCACCAGCTGAAGTCTGGTACCCCTCCAGGAATAAAAGGTGAGTCACAGGGGAGGTGGATTAGCTACCCAAGACACCTGAAAGGTGAGTGACTCAGGCTTAGATAATGGGGCCTCTACTCCTGCACCCAGCCCAATTCACTATTAGCTAATACTACCTAATATATGAGGAAAATAAGCACCAAGCCATTCACTTTAGAAGGTCATGACCCCACATACAGAAATTCAGCAACAACTACCAGAGAACTCTTACCATCAAGATAGCTGTAAACCTTCCCTTATTTCTTACTATTCCTCTTTGCCTAGAAAACATTCACTGGTAATTCTAAAGCAGGGCTTATAGCTCATGAACCAAACTTATTTTCACAtaagttataatttttaaaagcttaagaaaaaaaaccagaacaTTTGACAAGAATTATGATTTATAGCCCACAAAGCCTAAAACAGGTCCTTTAGAAAACATCTACCAACCCTCTTCTAAAGCGTTCTATCAAGGTAGCAAGGCAACACATCTACCAGTCCAAacatcattcactgccttttcATATCACCAAAGAATACCCAAGAACAAGAAAACTCAGAGTATGCAACTGCTTAGGAAACTGTCAGCATTTTTGATAATGTACCCCTCACAGATGCCACCCCCGCTTCACTTTATATGTAAGACTCTAAGCACAAAGTTGTCAGGGTCCATATGAGGTCAAGATCTGTTTTTAACATAGATTAGAACCACTGTGAGAATTGTTATATACACCCTTATCTCTTCTGGCTCCAAAAGCCTAAAACTCAACTCTTcttttgagagctagagttacagagagagagagcttccatctgctggttcactccccaaatggccgcaacagccagagctaggcagatccaaagccaggagtttcttctgggtctcccatgtgggtacaggaccccaagcacatgggccattttctactactctcccaggccatggcagacagctagatcagaagaggagcagccaagacatgaattggtacccatatgggatgccagcaagcaggcagaggcttagcctactatgccacaacgctggcccctcaactCTATTCTTAATACCAAACCAGAAGTTAAGGAAATTCAAAGAATAAGACAGGGAATATTCCATGAGTCCAGGCAACAGGCACCTCTCGATCATCAGAAAGGGTCAGATCTTAGCCAGAAAGGCAGAAACTGTAGCATACAATCAAAATTCATCCTTTAGGACACAGACCAATAGCCACCACAAATCATTTTCTGTAATTAGAACATCCAACTTTAATAATGCAAAAAAGACAATAGTAAGTCAATACTAAGCAAActctaaaaagggaaaaaataaggcTTTCCACAGGGAGGGGGGAAAAAAGGGCATAGCAGAAGGAGCCACAAATGTCTCTGATCCCTCAAAGGCTCAGAAAGAAAAGCTACCCCTTTTCCTTGTTTTGGAAATACCCTTATCTTCCTCTAATCTTGCCTACCTGAGGCGTCGGCGAGGGTCAGAGGGTGTCGCAGTCCGACGGGCTGTGCCATAATCAGACATCAGGCCATAATCCAGGTCATCATAACCCATGCTTCGCTGGTCATCCTCTAGCCCATAAGGTTCTGGGTGAAAGCGATGCAGATCCACACTGCTCCCACCCACCCgaacctggggctggggcccatAAACATCCTGTCTACTAGGTGCCCGGTAGCCTTCCATGCTGGGCCTATACCGCTCCTCAATGCGGGTCACCCGGGACAGACTGCCATAGTTGTCACCACCACCTGGATACCCATCTTCATAGTGGCGGCTATATCCATCAGGAGGGTAGTGGAAGTTCCTGGGGAGGGTAGCAGTGCCTGCTTGCCCCACATAGGGACCAGGGCCCCCATTGCCATTCTTGCGGAAGTCACGACCCAAAGTCTGGATATAGTTGTTAGAAACTGACGCAGCATCCACAGGCAGCCCATCTGGTCCCATGGGGACTGGCTGTACAGTCCGTGTCGTCACAGTCTTCACTACTTTCTTGACCttcaaaaagaaacatgaaaaagaaaaactaatgaaGAAAGTTGACTGATAAGCTTAAATTCTAGATCACTATGAGAAGAGAAACAAATACCACCTCTAGATCACTTTATGTAGAAACTCCTTACAGTCTACCATCgacctttctttccttctatcttATAGTCAGTCTCCAAGCagggtgctttggcatagtgggcaaaacctcctcctgcggcaccatcATCTCATACGGACACCAGTTCatgcccagctgcttctcttccaattcagctctctgctatggcctgggaaagcagtagaagatggcccaagttcttgggccctgcacctgcgtgggagacttggaagaagctcctgactcatggcttcagatcagcccagctccagccattgcggccatttgggaagtgaagcagcagatggaagacctctctgtctctccctctctctgtaactctactctcaaataaaccaatcttaaaaaaaaaaaaaaaaaaaagtaaagaaaaaagaaagtctcCAAGCAAGAAAATGGTCCCGTCAGGACTACAATTGTAAAGGAAGCTAAATACAGACCTTGATACACTGTCTCTAATTCCATTAGATTTTCCCATATCTCTTTTCCATCTGGTCAGCGATCACCTGCCATCACCACTGTGGTCCTTCATCTACCCTAAGTAAGTTTTTAACCCCACCTCCCTAGTGGAGACTATAGGAAGACCTCTCCTGTCACTCCAAGACCTCATGCTTACTGTGGTCTCTGTGCGCCGAGTGGTCCCATCATCTGAAGTCTCCACAGAGACAACAGACATGGCTCCCTCGGGGTCCTCCTCTGTATAGGTCTCCACAATCTGCCCCGGCTCCTGCATCCTGGGGATGGTGCTATAAAGAAGGTGACTGTGATCCTacatggaaaagaagaaaaggaagaagttaCTATCAAACTCTATGTATTATCAAGTCCAACCCAATAAGTAGTAGTAGTCCTGGAAACAGGGACTCCTCATGCATTTTCCATAgatctttatatttttagaaagcagCATCTATCATCTTTCTAACTTGTACAAAAAGATAgtagaggggtgggtgttgtggcacagtgggttaagttgccacttgaaaGGCCTACATcacatactgcagtgcctggttcaagttcccacaactccatgcttctgatccagcttcctgttaatgtgcctgggaggcagctgatgatggctcaagtacttggattcctgccacccatatgggagacccgaagagagctcctgactcctggttttggtctggctcagccccagctgttgctggtatttggtgagttaaccagcagatggaacaccttttcctttctctcttctctttctctctctccctccatcactcactccctccctctctttgcctttcaaataaataagtaagtcgtACAAAAATAAAAGACGGTATATATAACTTCCCAGTACAAGTCATTTAAGAAACATGAACTGAGTTAACAACAGCCATACTGACATCCAAATGACAGAGAAAGCAGATTTTATTTCCCAATTCTGGTCATCTAAATGAATATGAGCTGTATTAACTATAGTTACATCTATATCTGAGCAACCCTTGAAAAGAGTAGCTCACCCagtaaagaacttctaagataaaccGGTAGCAAGTGTTTGGTGCACCTGTTAAGACATGACATGGGATGACTATATCCAGCTGTTTCCCATTCCAGTTTCcagataatgcacaccctgggaggcaacatatgatggctgaagtacatgggtcctggccacccaaaTGGAGATCCagcccaagttcctggctccttgcttcagcagCCTAGccaaaccccagctgttgtggacatctggagagtgaaccggcaaacaaaagatctctgtctctatctctctatacacttttaaaataaataaaattaaattttttttgacaggcagagtggacagtaagtgagagagacagagagaaaggtcttcctttgccgttggttcaccctccaatggccaccgcagctggcgcgctgcagccagcgcaccgcgctgatccgatggcaggagccaggtgcttctcctggtctcccatggggtgcagggcccaagcacctgggccatcctccactgcactccctggccacagcagagagctggcctggaagaggggcaaccgggacagaatccggcgccccaaccgggactagaacccggtgtgccggcgccgcaaggcggaggattagcctagtgagccgcggcaccagcctaaataaaattaaattttaaaaaaattaaaaaaaaaaatacagaaaaccccATTAGGGGTCTTCTTTTGACTAGCTCTAATGTTAACCTCCAAACAATACCAAAAGCACAAGACCAGTCACATTTTGAGTAGGGGTTTCTGCAAAGTAGAAGCACGCTCTCTCTAGAAGACGAATGCCAGGGGTCGGCACTacggtgtagtgggttaagccgccacctgcagtgcctgcatcccatatgggtgccagttcaagacccagctgctccacttcctgtccaactttctgctatggcctgggaaagcagtagaagatggcccaagtccttgggccctttcacccacgcgggagacctagaagaagctcctagctcctggcttcagatcggtgcagctccaaccgttgcagccaattgggaaatgaaccagcgaatggaagacctctctctctctctctttctctctctgcctctctgtgtgtaactctttcaaataaaataaatgaatcttaaaaaaaaaaaaaaaaaagggaggaaaagaatGCCAAACCTAGGGATCAAatagggggaagggagagagagtgatacAAGTCAATgatcggggccggcgccatggtacagcaggttaaagccctggccagaagtgctggcatcccatatgggtgctggttcaagacccggctgctccacttcctatcccgctctctgctatggcctgggaaagaagcagaagatggccaaaggccTTGGTCcctttcacccacgtgggagacctggaagaagctcctagctcctggcttcagattggcgcagcttgggccattgcagccaattaggaggtgaaccaacgaatggacgatctctctctctctccccctctccttctctctgtgtaactctgaccttcaaataaataaataaatcttaataaactAAAAGGTGTTTACAATGTGCCAGGCACTTCACAAGACACCAACGTGCTCTTATAGGCTAGGGAAGTTAAGCCTCAAGCCAAAAGAATTACCTGGGGTCCGTTGACTTTCAAATctgaaaatttctgtttttcaaggTCAGCATTGCCCACAAACCGGCCGTTCTGAAATACAGCCCACAAGAAGACAATTCATTTTGTGGCCTTCTTTTGCTCTATCAAATACAAGCATCTTTTTTTCCAAACAGGAAAAGGGCTTTCAAGAAGGTATTTGTGGTCTGGAATCCTTGTCAGTACTCACAAAAGAACCACATTGTTTCTTAGTCTTAGCACTTTGCTCAAAATGACAATCAGGCCTATAACTGATGGACTGGGTCTCTAGAATGTATGAACAGAAATTCCATGAGGGCTTTTTGGTCAGTTTTGCTTAAGGACGTATCCCTAATGCCttgagcagtgcctggcacataataggGACTCAACAATTTGCCAAGTAAACAGCAGAGAACTTATCCAAGTTTCCCTACAGGTCATCTTGTTAGAAAGCAGtaagatggggccagtgccgcggctcacttggttaatcctttgcctgcagcgctggcatcccatatgggcgccgggttctagtcccggttgctcctcttccagtccagctctctactgtggcccaggagggcagtggaggatggcccaagtggttgggccctgcaccccatgggagaccaggaggaggcatctggctcctggcttcggatcggcaaagctccagccatggtggccatcttgggggtgaaccaacagaagaaagacctttatctctgtctctctctctctcactggctaactctacctgtcaaataatttaaaaaaaaaaaaaaaaagaatataaggaaAGTTGGAAAGGCTATATTGGGGGTTTTCCAAAAGCCTCTGTATTGTTCCCATGAATCTTCATGCGCTGATACTACTGGAAACTCCCACTGTAGGcagcttttaaaagaaagaagcaagAGATGAGTCTTCCTCTCCTAACGTGAGAAAGCAGGTACCCTAATACTCCCAAAACTGAACTTTCAACATCTACATCAGTTACTAGAACCACATTCCAAGATGTCATCCCTGAGTTGTTCTGTCTGAAGTACCACAAGATAATTTGATGATAATACACTACACAAAATATTCCTCCTAATACGGCCACCTCGGGAGACTCCTCCCACACCCTCCTATTACATACAGAGTATAATGCTGCAGGGAGGGGAAGTTAAACATTACTTTCAGGAAAAAGGAAGGGTGTGGTTTCATAGCTGAGcagaagttaaaaataagagagtaAGAAAAGAGAAACTATGAGCTAAATCCTGGAATTCCCCACCACCTCCAAGCCTGAATAGTCCTGATCTACCCTTTCAATATATACATCTCATTCCTAACCCTGTACTCTATTTTCATATAACCCAACTGTAAAACTCCTTGGCATGAGGAATCTCACTATATTAAACAATAATCAATAATGGGGCATGACCACTGTTCTAGTTACCACCCAGGAATCAGAGGGATCTCTTAAGATGTAAtgctggggggccagcgctgtgacacagcaggttaaagccctggcctgaagtgctggcatcccatatgggcgccggttttagtcccagctgctcctcttttgattcagctctctgctatggcctgggatagcagtagaagatggcccaagtccttgggcccctgcacccatgtggggacccagaaggggctcctggctcctgatcagtgcagctccagccattgcagccatctggggagtgaaccagcagatagaagacctctctttctgtttctacctctctctgtaactctgtctttcaaataaataaatctaaaaaaaaaaaaaatatataatgctggggttggcgctgtggcatagcagtgccggcatcccatatgtgtgccagtttgagtaccagctgctccacttctaatccagctctctgctgtggcctgagaaagcagtggaagatggcccaagtctttagg from Oryctolagus cuniculus chromosome 1, mOryCun1.1, whole genome shotgun sequence includes these protein-coding regions:
- the CTNND1 gene encoding catenin delta-1 isoform X9, encoding MDDSEVESTASILASVKEQEAQFEKLTRALEEERRHVSAQLERVRVSPQDANSLMANGTLTRRHQNGRFVGNADLEKQKFSDLKVNGPQDHSHLLYSTIPRMQEPGQIVETYTEEDPEGAMSVVSVETSDDGTTRRTETTVKKVVKTVTTRTVQPVPMGPDGLPVDAASVSNNYIQTLGRDFRKNGNGGPGPYVGQAGTATLPRNFHYPPDGYSRHYEDGYPGGGDNYGSLSRVTRIEERYRPSMEGYRAPSRQDVYGPQPQVRVGGSSVDLHRFHPEPYGLEDDQRSMGYDDLDYGLMSDYGTARRTATPSDPRRRLRSYEDMIGEEVPSDQYYWAPLAQHERGSLASLDSLRKGGPPPPNWRQPELPEVIAMLGFRLDAVKSNAAAYLQHLCYRNDKVKTDVRKLKGIPVLVGLLDHPKKEVHLGACGALKNISFGRDQDNKIAIKNCDGVPALVRLLRKARDMDLTEVITGTLWNLSSHDSIKMEIVDHALHALTDEVIIPHSGWEREPNEDCKPRHIEWESVLTNTAGCLRNVSSERSEARRKLRECDGLVDALVFIVQAEIGQKDSDSKLVENCVCLLRNLSYQVHREIPQAERYQEAPPSVANNTGPHAASCFGAKKGKDEWFSRGKKPTEDPVNDTVDFPKRTSPARGYELLFQPEVVRIYISLLKESKTPAILEASAGAIQNLCAGRWTYGRYIRSALRQEKALSAIADLLTSEHERVVKAASGALRNLAVDARNKELIGKHAIPNLVKNLPGGQQNSSWNFSEDTVVSILNTINEVIAENLEAAKKLRETQGIEKLVLINKSGNRSEKEVRAAALVLQTIWGYKELRKPLEKEGWKKSDFQVNLNNASRSQSSHSYDDSTLPLIDRNQKADKKPDREEIQMSSMGSNTKLLDNNYSTLNERGDHNRTLDRSGDLGDMEPLKGAPLMQKI
- the CTNND1 gene encoding catenin delta-1 isoform X12 produces the protein MDDSEVESTASILASVKEQEAQFEKLTRALEEERRHVSAQLERVRVSPQDANSLMANGTLTRRHQNGRFVGNADLEKQKFSDLKVNGPQDHSHLLYSTIPRMQEPGQIVETYTEEDPEGAMSVVSVETSDDGTTRRTETTVKKVVKTVTTRTVQPVPMGPDGLPVDAASVSNNYIQTLGRDFRKNGNGGPGPYVGQAGTATLPRNFHYPPDGYSRHYEDGYPGGGDNYGSLSRVTRIEERYRPSMEGYRAPSRQDVYGPQPQVRVGGSSVDLHRFHPEPYGLEDDQRSMGYDDLDYGLMSDYGTARRTATPSDPRRRLRSYEDMIGEEVPSDQYYWAPLAQHERGSLASLDSLRKGGPPPPNWRQPELPEVIAMLGFRLDAVKSNAAAYLQHLCYRNDKVKTDVRKLKGIPVLVGLLDHPKKEVHLGACGALKNISFGRDQDNKIAIKNCDGVPALVRLLRKARDMDLTEVITGTLWNLSSHDSIKMEIVDHALHALTDEVIIPHSGWEREPNEDCKPRHIEWESVLTNTAGCLRNVSSERSEARRKLRECDGLVDALVFIVQAEIGQKDSDSKLVENCVCLLRNLSYQVHREIPQAERYQEAPPSVANNTGPHAASCFGAKKGKGKKPTEDPVNDTVDFPKRTSPARGYELLFQPEVVRIYISLLKESKTPAILEASAGAIQNLCAGRWTYGRYIRSALRQEKALSAIADLLTSEHERVVKAASGALRNLAVDARNKELIGKHAIPNLVKNLPGGQQNSSWNFSEDTVVSILNTINEVIAENLEAAKKLRETQGIEKLVLINKSGNRSEKEVRAAALVLQTIWGYKELRKPLEKEGWKKSDFQVNLNNASRSQSSHSYDDSTLPLIDRNQKADKKPDREEIQMSSMGSNTKLLDNNYSTLNERGDHNRTLDRSGDLGDMEPLKGAPLMKI
- the CTNND1 gene encoding catenin delta-1 isoform X17 is translated as MQEPGQIVETYTEEDPEGAMSVVSVETSDDGTTRRTETTVKKVVKTVTTRTVQPVPMGPDGLPVDAASVSNNYIQTLGRDFRKNGNGGPGPYVGQAGTATLPRNFHYPPDGYSRHYEDGYPGGGDNYGSLSRVTRIEERYRPSMEGYRAPSRQDVYGPQPQVRVGGSSVDLHRFHPEPYGLEDDQRSMGYDDLDYGLMSDYGTARRTATPSDPRRRLRSYEDMIGEEVPSDQYYWAPLAQHERGSLASLDSLRKGGPPPPNWRQPELPEVIAMLGFRLDAVKSNAAAYLQHLCYRNDKVKTDVRKLKGIPVLVGLLDHPKKEVHLGACGALKNISFGRDQDNKIAIKNCDGVPALVRLLRKARDMDLTEVITGTLWNLSSHDSIKMEIVDHALHALTDEVIIPHSGWEREPNEDCKPRHIEWESVLTNTAGCLRNVSSERSEARRKLRECDGLVDALVFIVQAEIGQKDSDSKLVENCVCLLRNLSYQVHREIPQAERYQEAPPSVANNTGPHAASCFGAKKGKGKKPTEDPVNDTVDFPKRTSPARGYELLFQPEVVRIYISLLKESKTPAILEASAGAIQNLCAGRWTYGRYIRSALRQEKALSAIADLLTSEHERVVKAASGALRNLAVDARNKELIGKHAIPNLVKNLPGGQQNSSWNFSEDTVVSILNTINEVIAENLEAAKKLRETQGIEKLVLINKSGNRSEKEVRAAALVLQTIWGYKELRKPLEKEGWKKSDFQVNLNNASRSQSSHSYDDSTLPLIDRNQKADKKPDREEIQMSSMGSNTKLLDNNYSTLNERGDHNRTLDRSGDLGDMEPLKGAPLMKI